Proteins co-encoded in one Rhodococcus sp. PAMC28707 genomic window:
- a CDS encoding MFS transporter, whose translation MYPVTTRAFGLAIIVLSGLQLMVVLDGTVANLALAPLQADLGLSDAGRNWVLTSYALAFGGLMLLGGRLGDAFGRKKMFLGGVVLFTVASLLCGLAINEATLVAARALQGVGAAVASPTAFALVATTFAPGPVRNQAIAIYAAMTGVGSIAGLIIGGALTQVSWRWIFLINVPIGIAIAILAMVSLKETAGVRLALDFPGAILGTLGCTGVVLALSEGTELGWSSPLVIGSLLGGLILLGLFLAVERRAENPLLPFSLFANKNRVATFVAIFFAGGVMFCLAAFVALFVQDILGYSPLNAGLAFVPFAFGLGAAAFITSKLVVRIQPRWLVMSGSAIMVGWLLFSVATMNADSSYFPGIFFPVIGIGFGVGMASIPLPLCAIAGVRATEIGPLTAIALVAQTLGGPVALAVVGALVTSRTISLGGTTGPATLMNETQLTALSSGYMFALFCCAVAAVVAGLAAFFIKFTPQQVAQAQAAQEDVLAT comes from the coding sequence GTGTACCCGGTGACGACCAGGGCTTTCGGGCTGGCGATCATCGTGCTCAGTGGCCTTCAGCTGATGGTGGTTCTGGACGGGACGGTGGCAAACCTGGCGTTGGCGCCGCTGCAGGCGGATCTGGGTTTGAGCGACGCCGGCCGCAACTGGGTTCTCACCTCGTACGCATTGGCCTTCGGCGGACTGATGCTTCTCGGCGGAAGACTCGGTGATGCGTTCGGTCGAAAGAAGATGTTCCTCGGCGGTGTCGTGCTGTTCACCGTGGCATCCCTGCTCTGTGGGTTGGCCATCAACGAGGCGACGTTGGTGGCTGCGCGTGCCCTTCAGGGCGTTGGAGCGGCGGTAGCGTCGCCGACGGCGTTCGCCTTGGTCGCGACGACCTTTGCGCCAGGCCCGGTTCGGAACCAGGCAATCGCGATCTATGCGGCAATGACCGGCGTCGGATCCATCGCCGGCCTCATCATCGGCGGCGCCTTGACCCAGGTTTCGTGGCGCTGGATCTTTCTCATCAACGTGCCCATCGGCATCGCCATCGCCATTCTGGCCATGGTGTCGCTGAAGGAAACGGCGGGCGTACGGCTTGCCCTCGACTTCCCCGGTGCGATCCTCGGCACACTCGGCTGCACAGGTGTCGTACTCGCTTTGAGCGAGGGAACCGAACTGGGGTGGTCGAGCCCGCTCGTCATCGGCTCGCTGCTCGGCGGCCTGATACTGCTCGGACTGTTCCTGGCTGTCGAGCGAAGGGCCGAGAACCCGCTGTTGCCGTTTTCCTTGTTCGCGAACAAGAACCGCGTGGCCACGTTTGTCGCGATCTTCTTCGCAGGCGGAGTGATGTTCTGCCTCGCCGCGTTCGTTGCGCTTTTCGTCCAGGACATCCTCGGCTACAGCCCACTCAATGCAGGTCTGGCGTTCGTTCCGTTCGCATTCGGTTTGGGTGCTGCAGCGTTCATCACCTCGAAGCTCGTAGTTCGAATACAGCCGCGATGGTTGGTCATGTCCGGCAGCGCCATCATGGTGGGGTGGTTGTTGTTCTCGGTCGCGACGATGAACGCGGACTCGTCGTACTTCCCTGGCATCTTCTTCCCGGTCATCGGGATCGGCTTCGGCGTCGGCATGGCGTCGATACCGCTGCCGCTGTGTGCCATCGCCGGCGTCCGCGCGACCGAGATCGGACCACTGACAGCAATCGCTCTGGTGGCTCAGACCTTGGGTGGTCCCGTCGCACTGGCAGTGGTGGGTGCATTGGTCACCTCGCGAACGATTTCGCTCGGCGGAACCACCGGCCCGGCAACTCTGATGAACGAGACCCAACTCACTGCCCTGAGCTCCGGCTACATGTTCGCCCTCTTCTGCTGCGCAGTCGCTGCAGTGGTAGCCGGACTCGCCGCGTTCTTCATCAAGTTCACCCCGCAGCAAGTCGCTCAGGCCCAGGCTGCGCAGGAAGACGTGCTCGCGACGTAA
- a CDS encoding DUF2786 domain-containing protein, translating into MNPVPDLLRQGADASYGKSRDLRRVDEVVDRLIALEDQDASALASLALTNMIETMYEAGWQPFDLLHIVKRQQTLAVSSLAAAVLLHQSDSTNSHERAPENWVEQLSDICAAYPKAAGPLTASPSFLAALLKSSGKTDYIAANDQWIAVLALLGQWQTLPRWPRIGPFPSQWPVRRASRTAKSGPVSGSPNTKMLGKIRGLLAKADATDFEEEAETLTTKAQELMTRYSIDSLLLTEGNVDVISRRLHVDNPHAPPKAQLLHAVSTVNRVKSIWDPEYAIATLVGSPVDIEQTEIMFTSLLIQATRSLSHSPIAKRRKGSASAAFGKAFLYAYGVRIGERLGEADAYAVEEASEQSGNLLPILAAQTVAVEQEFDRLFPRVRTMRGPRLDAEGWESGHAAADDAELA; encoded by the coding sequence ATGAACCCGGTCCCGGATTTACTCCGGCAAGGCGCCGATGCGTCCTATGGCAAGAGTCGGGATCTGCGGCGCGTGGACGAAGTCGTCGATCGCCTGATCGCGTTGGAGGACCAGGACGCCTCGGCACTGGCTTCGTTGGCGCTGACGAACATGATCGAGACGATGTACGAGGCCGGCTGGCAACCGTTCGACCTTCTCCACATCGTCAAGCGGCAGCAGACGCTCGCGGTGTCCTCGCTCGCCGCTGCGGTCCTGCTTCACCAATCGGATTCGACGAACTCGCACGAACGGGCGCCCGAGAACTGGGTCGAGCAGCTATCCGATATCTGTGCCGCATATCCGAAGGCCGCAGGACCACTGACAGCCTCCCCGAGTTTTCTTGCTGCACTGCTGAAGTCGAGTGGCAAAACGGATTACATTGCCGCCAACGATCAGTGGATTGCGGTACTTGCGCTGCTGGGCCAATGGCAGACGCTGCCGAGGTGGCCCCGAATCGGACCTTTTCCGTCGCAGTGGCCGGTTCGGCGGGCCAGCCGAACCGCGAAGTCCGGGCCGGTGAGCGGATCTCCGAACACCAAGATGCTCGGCAAGATTCGTGGCCTGCTCGCCAAGGCCGACGCCACCGATTTCGAGGAAGAGGCGGAGACACTCACCACCAAGGCGCAGGAGTTGATGACCAGATATTCCATCGATTCACTGTTGCTGACCGAAGGAAATGTCGATGTGATCAGCCGACGTCTGCATGTCGACAACCCCCATGCTCCACCCAAAGCCCAACTGCTGCATGCGGTGAGCACGGTCAACCGAGTCAAGAGCATCTGGGATCCGGAGTACGCGATTGCAACGCTCGTCGGATCACCCGTCGACATCGAGCAGACGGAGATCATGTTCACCTCGTTGCTGATCCAGGCGACACGCTCACTGTCGCACTCCCCCATAGCCAAACGACGTAAAGGTTCTGCCTCGGCAGCATTCGGCAAGGCCTTCCTCTATGCATACGGGGTCAGGATCGGCGAACGGCTCGGCGAAGCCGATGCGTATGCGGTGGAGGAAGCGTCGGAACAATCCGGCAACCTATTACCGATACTGGCGGCTCAGACGGTCGCTGTGGAGCAAGAATTCGACCGACTTTTCCCACGAGTTCGGACCATGCGCGGTCCGAGGTTGGATGCCGAAGGATGGGAGTCGGGGCACGCGGCCGCGGACGACGCGGAACTGGCGTAG